From a region of the Oncorhynchus mykiss isolate Arlee chromosome 32, USDA_OmykA_1.1, whole genome shotgun sequence genome:
- the LOC110487924 gene encoding trafficking protein particle complex subunit 3: MSRQSNRTTDGKKMNSELFTLTYGALVTQLCKDYENDEEVNKQLDKMGYNIGVRLIEDFLARSSIGRCQDFRETADVIAKVAFKMYLGITPSVTNWSPAGDELSLILESNPLVDFVELPDNHSSLVYSNLLCGVLRGALEMVQMAVDVKFAQDTLRGDNVTEIRMKFIKRMEENLPAGDE; the protein is encoded by the exons ATGTCAAGGCAATCCAACCGAACCACAGACGGCAAGAAGATG AACTCGGAGCTGTTCACTCTGACGTACGGAGCCCTGGTAACccagctgtgtaaggactatgAGAACGACGAGGAGGTCAACAAACAGCTGGATAAGAT GGGATATAATATCGGAGTGCGTCTCATCGAAGACTTCTTGGCGCGATCCAGCATTGGGAGGTGTCAGGATTTCAGAGAAACGGCCGATGTCATCGCTAAG GTGGCGTTTAAGATGTACCTGGGCATCACCCCCAGTGTGACCAACTGGAGCCCAGCAGGGGATGAGTTGTCCCTCATCCTGGAGAGTAACCCCCTGGTGGACTTTGTAGAGCTGCCTGACAACCACAGCTCCCTGGTCTACTCCAACCTGCTGTGTGGGGTACTCCGAGGAGCTCTGGAGATG gtacAGATGGCAGTGGATGTGAAGTTTGCTCAGGACACCCTGAGAGGAGACAATGTCACAGAGATCCGCATGAAGTTCATCAAGAGGATGGAGGAGAACCTTCCGGCCGGAgatgagtga